A genomic region of Streptomyces rimosus contains the following coding sequences:
- a CDS encoding triose-phosphate isomerase family protein, producing MIPENATPAAVRSSGALGPPEAGRRPVVGVSLKLYFGLAATRKWLADVAALRDALAELPRPVDLFVLPAFPALADARELLAGTGIAYGAQDVHWAETGAWTGEVSAGMLAETGARYVEVGHAERRRHFGETDATVAAKAGAVTRAGLVPVICAGERHDAGTERAVEETLTQVRAALGGTGPGSQVIIAYEPVWAIGAREPAPARHVRTVATAIGTCLRDHGVRGRVIYGGTAGPGTFGRLAGSVDGLFLGRLAHDTGNLRRVLEEVAAATAPLPLRS from the coding sequence GTGATCCCTGAGAACGCGACGCCGGCGGCGGTCCGCTCCTCCGGGGCCCTCGGGCCCCCGGAAGCGGGCCGCCGCCCGGTCGTCGGCGTATCGCTGAAGCTCTATTTCGGCCTGGCCGCGACCCGGAAGTGGCTCGCGGACGTGGCCGCGCTCCGGGACGCTCTCGCGGAACTCCCCCGCCCCGTCGACCTGTTCGTCCTGCCGGCCTTCCCCGCCCTGGCCGACGCCCGGGAGCTGCTGGCCGGTACGGGGATCGCGTACGGCGCCCAGGACGTGCACTGGGCCGAGACCGGCGCATGGACCGGCGAGGTCTCCGCGGGCATGCTCGCCGAGACGGGCGCGCGCTACGTCGAGGTCGGCCACGCCGAGCGGCGCCGGCACTTCGGCGAGACGGACGCGACCGTGGCCGCCAAGGCAGGCGCCGTCACCCGGGCCGGGCTGGTGCCCGTCATCTGCGCGGGCGAACGTCACGACGCCGGTACCGAGCGGGCCGTCGAGGAGACGCTGACCCAGGTACGGGCCGCCCTCGGCGGCACCGGACCCGGCAGCCAGGTGATCATCGCCTATGAACCGGTCTGGGCCATCGGCGCCCGCGAACCGGCCCCCGCTCGGCATGTACGGACGGTGGCCACCGCCATCGGCACCTGCCTGCGCGACCACGGCGTACGCGGCCGGGTGATCTACGGCGGCACCGCCGGGCCCGGCACCTTCGGCCGGCTGGCCGGCAGCGTGGACGGCCTGTTCCTGGGCCGCCTCGCCCACGACACCGGCAACCTGCGCCGGGTCCTCGAAGAAGTCGCCGCGGCCACCGCCCCGCTTCCCCTCCGTTCCTAG
- a CDS encoding zinc-dependent alcohol dehydrogenase family protein, translating into MRAVVIEEPNKLSVSQVPDPVPGPGDVVLKVTAAGLCGTDVHMLAGEFGPTRYPVIPGHEFSGEVVAVGSAVTGFAEGDAVAADPAVYCGTCHFCSIGHGNLCEKWGTIGITMDGAAAEYVRVPAGNCYRLPETVDLRHAPLIEPLSTILRGFDLVGPKLGDHFLIYGAGTMGLLYLQVAQRAGAASVSVVDINEDRLEVARELGADAVATSADALTANHPLGWQVVTDCTGNVRAIEDGLTRPIRGGTFQQFGCAPDQETARFSPFRIYNDEIRIVGSMAILHTYGRAVEMLGKGIIDCEKMITHRFGLDQYAEALKTFELGTGRKLQIVPNGEVG; encoded by the coding sequence ATGCGCGCAGTTGTCATCGAGGAGCCGAACAAGCTGTCCGTCAGCCAGGTCCCCGACCCGGTGCCCGGCCCCGGCGACGTGGTCCTCAAGGTCACCGCCGCCGGGCTGTGCGGCACCGATGTGCACATGCTGGCGGGCGAGTTCGGGCCGACGCGGTATCCGGTCATTCCCGGACACGAGTTCTCCGGCGAGGTGGTGGCGGTGGGCTCCGCCGTGACCGGCTTCGCCGAGGGCGACGCGGTCGCCGCCGACCCGGCCGTCTACTGCGGCACGTGCCACTTCTGTTCCATCGGACACGGCAACCTCTGCGAGAAGTGGGGCACCATCGGCATCACGATGGACGGCGCCGCCGCCGAGTACGTCCGGGTCCCGGCCGGCAACTGCTACCGCCTTCCGGAGACCGTCGACCTCCGCCACGCCCCGCTGATCGAACCGCTGTCCACCATCCTGCGCGGCTTCGACCTCGTCGGCCCCAAGCTGGGCGACCACTTCCTGATCTACGGCGCGGGCACGATGGGCCTGCTCTACCTCCAGGTCGCGCAGCGTGCGGGCGCCGCCTCGGTGTCGGTGGTGGACATCAACGAGGACCGGCTGGAGGTCGCCCGCGAACTGGGCGCCGACGCGGTCGCCACCAGCGCGGACGCGCTGACCGCCAACCACCCGCTGGGGTGGCAGGTGGTCACCGACTGCACCGGCAACGTACGGGCCATCGAGGACGGCCTGACCCGCCCCATCCGCGGCGGCACGTTCCAGCAGTTCGGCTGCGCGCCCGACCAGGAGACGGCCCGGTTCTCGCCGTTCCGGATCTACAACGACGAGATCCGCATCGTCGGCAGCATGGCGATCCTGCACACCTACGGCCGGGCGGTCGAGATGCTGGGCAAGGGCATCATCGACTGCGAAAAGATGATCACCCACCGCTTCGGCCTCGACCAGTACGCCGAGGCCCTGAAGACGTTCGAACTGGGCACGGGCCGCAAGCTCCAGATCGTCCCGAACGGGGAGGTGGGCTGA
- a CDS encoding RpiB/LacA/LacB family sugar-phosphate isomerase — protein sequence MQDTYRIALGADDAAIAMKDAMAAYLADRGYQVTDLSATDGEDYPDVAERVARSVARGEHARAVLVCGTGIGMAIAANKVPGIRAAQIPDSYSAERARKSNDAQIACFGSRTMGVEAALVCLEHWLVSDFAGGGSAPKVEKIKQVESRNLTSPGVPAA from the coding sequence GTGCAGGACACCTACCGCATCGCCCTCGGCGCCGACGACGCCGCGATCGCCATGAAGGACGCGATGGCCGCGTACCTCGCCGACCGCGGGTACCAGGTCACCGACCTGAGCGCCACGGACGGCGAGGACTACCCGGACGTCGCCGAGCGGGTGGCGCGCAGCGTCGCGCGCGGCGAGCACGCACGCGCCGTCCTGGTCTGCGGCACCGGCATCGGCATGGCCATCGCCGCCAACAAGGTGCCCGGCATCCGGGCCGCCCAGATCCCGGACAGCTACAGCGCGGAGCGCGCCCGCAAGTCCAACGACGCGCAGATCGCCTGCTTCGGCAGCCGCACCATGGGCGTCGAGGCCGCGCTGGTGTGCCTGGAACACTGGCTGGTCTCCGACTTCGCCGGGGGCGGCTCCGCGCCCAAGGTCGAGAAGATCAAGCAGGTCGAGTCGCGCAACCTGACGTCCCCCGGCGTGCCCGCGGCCTGA
- a CDS encoding SDR family oxidoreductase: protein MRVFVTGATGFIGTAVVRELLGAGHTVLGLARSDRAAAALTAAGAAAHRGTLDDPGSLREGAAAADGVIHLAYHHDFSDQAAFANAAQLDLSAVEALGAALEGTGKPLVITSGTLMLASLAPGRTATEEDLPAPGADGPRMASENTARSLARRGVRTSVVRLAPTVHDEGDRGFVPHLIATAREKGVSAYIGDGSNHWPAVHRRDAARLFRLALESAPPGATLHGTAEQGIPFRAIAESIAHGLDLPTTTLAPDQATTHFGFLGALVPLDNPTSSTLTRKQLGWEPVHPGLLEDLGAGDYFGEGARRG, encoded by the coding sequence ATGCGCGTATTCGTCACCGGAGCGACCGGATTCATCGGAACCGCGGTGGTACGGGAACTTCTCGGCGCCGGGCACACGGTCCTCGGCCTGGCCCGCTCCGACCGGGCCGCCGCGGCACTGACCGCCGCCGGCGCCGCGGCGCACCGCGGCACCCTCGACGACCCCGGGAGCCTGCGGGAGGGCGCGGCCGCGGCGGACGGCGTCATCCACCTCGCCTATCACCACGACTTCTCGGACCAGGCGGCCTTCGCCAACGCTGCCCAGCTGGACCTGAGCGCCGTCGAAGCGCTCGGAGCCGCACTCGAAGGCACCGGCAAGCCCCTCGTGATCACCTCGGGAACATTGATGCTCGCGTCGCTCGCACCGGGCCGTACCGCGACCGAGGAGGACCTGCCCGCGCCCGGCGCGGACGGACCGCGGATGGCGTCGGAGAACACCGCCAGGTCGCTGGCGCGGCGCGGCGTGCGCACCTCGGTCGTACGGCTCGCGCCGACCGTGCACGACGAGGGCGACCGGGGCTTCGTCCCGCATCTGATCGCCACCGCCCGGGAGAAGGGCGTCTCGGCGTACATCGGCGACGGCTCCAACCACTGGCCCGCCGTCCACCGGCGCGATGCCGCCCGCCTGTTCCGCCTGGCCCTGGAGTCCGCCCCGCCCGGCGCGACCCTGCACGGAACAGCCGAGCAGGGCATCCCGTTCCGCGCCATAGCCGAATCCATCGCCCACGGCCTCGACCTGCCCACCACCACACTCGCCCCCGACCAGGCAACCACCCACTTCGGCTTCCTCGGCGCCCTGGTCCCGCTCGACAACCCCACGTCGAGCACCCTGACCAGGAAACAACTGGGCTGGGAGCCCGTACACCCCGGGCTTCTGGAGGACCTGGGGGCGGGGGACTACTTCGGGGAGGGGGCGCGGAGGGGCTGA
- a CDS encoding aldehyde dehydrogenase family protein, translating into MEWVLDLVKRSSPGGTPATPPHPARIGDTMTSSTPEQPAAVVARLRATFRTGRTKPLEWRTGQLRRLRAMLTEHGPDLAAALRADLGKGEAEAYRTEIDFTLREIDHTLDHLEEWLRPEPAPVPPHLDGAEAWTVYDPLGVALVIAPWNYPLQLLLAPMVGALASGNCVVAKPSELAPATSAAVARLLPRFLDTDAVAVVEGAVPETTALLEQRFDHIFYTGNGTVGRIVMNAAAKHLTPVTLELGGKSPAFVDRGTDPDAVAARLVAGKFLNAGQTCVAPDYVLTDPETAARLEPALARAVTALYGDDPAAAPNYGRIINERHFDRLTGLLGSGRTVVGGTHDRDSKYIAPTVLGGVAPDAPVMGEEIFGPILPIVEVADLDAAIGFVNDRDKPLALYAFTESAETRRRLTDETSSGGLGFGLPVAHLTISDLPFGGVGESGMGRYHGRYSIETFSHRKAVLSKPLV; encoded by the coding sequence ATGGAATGGGTACTTGACCTTGTCAAGCGATCATCTCCGGGCGGGACGCCCGCCACCCCGCCCCACCCCGCACGCATCGGAGACACCATGACCAGCAGCACCCCCGAGCAGCCGGCCGCCGTGGTCGCACGGCTGCGCGCCACCTTCCGCACCGGCCGCACCAAGCCCCTGGAATGGCGCACCGGCCAGCTGCGTCGGCTGCGCGCGATGCTCACCGAGCACGGCCCGGACCTCGCCGCCGCCCTGCGCGCCGACCTGGGCAAGGGCGAGGCCGAGGCGTACCGCACCGAGATCGACTTCACGCTGCGGGAGATCGACCACACCCTGGACCACCTGGAGGAGTGGCTGCGGCCCGAGCCCGCGCCGGTGCCGCCGCACCTGGACGGCGCCGAGGCATGGACGGTGTACGACCCGCTGGGCGTCGCCCTGGTCATCGCGCCCTGGAACTACCCCCTGCAACTGCTGCTCGCGCCCATGGTCGGCGCCCTGGCGTCCGGCAACTGCGTGGTCGCCAAGCCCAGCGAGCTGGCGCCCGCGACCTCCGCCGCGGTGGCCCGCCTGCTGCCCCGCTTCCTGGACACGGACGCGGTCGCCGTGGTGGAGGGCGCCGTACCGGAGACGACGGCCCTGCTGGAGCAGCGTTTCGACCACATCTTCTACACGGGCAACGGCACCGTCGGCCGCATCGTGATGAACGCGGCGGCCAAGCACCTGACCCCGGTCACCCTGGAGCTGGGCGGCAAGTCGCCCGCCTTCGTGGACCGCGGCACCGACCCGGACGCGGTCGCCGCCCGGCTGGTGGCCGGCAAGTTCCTCAACGCGGGCCAGACCTGCGTGGCGCCGGACTACGTCCTGACCGACCCGGAGACGGCCGCCCGCCTGGAGCCCGCCCTCGCGCGCGCCGTCACCGCGCTCTACGGCGACGATCCGGCCGCCGCGCCGAACTACGGCCGGATCATCAACGAGCGGCACTTCGACCGGCTGACCGGTCTGCTCGGCTCGGGCCGCACCGTCGTGGGCGGCACGCACGACCGGGACAGCAAGTACATCGCGCCGACCGTGCTCGGCGGGGTGGCGCCCGACGCGCCGGTGATGGGCGAGGAGATCTTCGGCCCGATCCTGCCCATCGTCGAGGTCGCGGACCTGGACGCGGCGATCGGCTTCGTCAACGACCGGGACAAGCCGCTGGCGCTGTACGCCTTCACGGAGTCCGCGGAGACCCGGCGGCGGCTGACCGACGAGACCTCTTCGGGCGGCCTCGGCTTCGGTCTGCCGGTGGCCCACCTGACCATCTCCGACCTACCGTTCGGCGGCGTCGGCGAGAGCGGAATGGGCCGCTACCACGGCCGGTACTCGATCGAGACGTTCAGCCACCGCAAGGCCGTCCTGTCCAAGCCGCTGGTCTGA
- a CDS encoding LysR family transcriptional regulator, producing the protein MSGSPPAPDLDLRLVRYFTAVAEHRHFGRAAEALRITQPSLSRQIRNLERQLGARLLDRTPQGNRLTEAGEIFLPRAKALLRSAAQAAAATRAAAEPTGITVGYTTGVFVTPAVRELRRRHPDAEVRTVHVDLQDVRAALLDHRVDALVSRLPFATGRLDVTVLYDEPRMLLVPLDHRLAGRESVTFDDIADEPVPRLRRADPHFEAFWRIDPRPDGRPAPTGPLIDGLEDKFEVVAAGQAVAISAGPRAHGLRPDLTAIPLRDAEPSHVVLATRAGDRGRLVAAFRTAARDQLTGPADSRPRTGR; encoded by the coding sequence ATGTCCGGTTCCCCGCCCGCACCCGACCTCGACCTCCGCCTGGTGCGCTACTTCACGGCCGTCGCCGAGCACCGGCACTTCGGCCGCGCCGCCGAGGCCCTGCGCATCACCCAGCCGTCCCTGAGCCGCCAGATACGCAACCTCGAACGGCAGCTGGGCGCCCGGCTGCTGGACCGCACCCCGCAGGGCAACCGGCTCACGGAGGCCGGGGAGATCTTCCTGCCCCGCGCCAAGGCGCTGCTGCGCTCCGCCGCGCAGGCCGCGGCCGCCACACGCGCCGCCGCCGAGCCCACCGGTATCACCGTCGGGTACACGACCGGCGTCTTCGTCACTCCGGCGGTGCGGGAGCTGCGCCGCCGGCATCCGGACGCGGAGGTGCGCACCGTCCATGTGGATCTCCAGGACGTACGTGCCGCGCTGCTCGACCACCGGGTGGACGCGCTGGTGAGCCGGCTGCCGTTCGCGACCGGCCGGCTGGACGTGACGGTTCTCTACGACGAGCCCCGGATGCTGCTGGTGCCGCTCGACCACCGGCTCGCCGGCAGGGAATCCGTCACCTTCGACGACATCGCCGACGAGCCCGTGCCCCGGCTGCGCCGGGCCGATCCGCACTTCGAGGCATTCTGGCGCATCGATCCCCGGCCCGACGGGCGCCCGGCCCCCACCGGCCCGCTGATCGACGGCCTGGAGGACAAGTTCGAAGTCGTCGCCGCAGGTCAGGCGGTGGCCATTTCGGCCGGGCCGCGCGCCCACGGGCTGCGCCCGGACCTCACCGCGATCCCCCTGCGCGACGCCGAGCCGAGCCATGTCGTCCTGGCGACCCGCGCCGGTGACCGCGGCCGCCTGGTGGCGGCCTTCCGCACGGCGGCCCGCGACCAGCTGACCGGCCCGGCGGACAGCCGCCCGCGTACG
- a CDS encoding MarR family winged helix-turn-helix transcriptional regulator yields the protein MPDTTPPTPDDLVEPFARTVRGYYDDLAAAALRHGLSTAQARALIALEEPLSMSALAGHLVCDASNATRLIARMQERGLVRREAAPRDRRSKVVTATEEGRALARRVRADMHAVHDALQALTPGERAALLPLLERLGTLLDR from the coding sequence GTGCCCGACACCACCCCGCCCACCCCCGACGACCTCGTGGAACCGTTCGCCCGCACGGTCCGCGGCTACTACGACGACCTCGCCGCCGCCGCGCTGCGGCACGGCCTGAGCACCGCGCAGGCCCGCGCGCTCATCGCCCTGGAGGAGCCGCTGTCGATGAGCGCGCTCGCCGGGCACCTGGTCTGCGACGCCTCGAACGCGACCCGGCTCATCGCCCGCATGCAGGAGCGCGGACTCGTACGGCGCGAGGCCGCGCCGCGGGACCGGCGGAGCAAGGTGGTCACCGCCACCGAGGAAGGCCGGGCGCTCGCCCGCCGCGTACGCGCCGACATGCACGCCGTGCACGACGCGCTCCAGGCCCTGACGCCCGGAGAACGCGCCGCCCTGCTCCCGTTGCTGGAACGCCTCGGCACGCTCCTGGACCGCTGA
- a CDS encoding DUF3291 domain-containing protein: MPHLALYTFGVLKSPLTDPAPLTRELRDSGEAIYRMISRHPGYLTRAVAADRNRGSHFDLDWGAWGEFTVPAWYGKGRTVESAALDATLSLWTGLRPAFDAIYTGLHRAALNRRHDWFERTGHPSYVLWWVCDGEIPTWQDGVSRLEHVHDHGSAPHAFTFRHPFTPDATPTSVKAVGPNSDQVR, translated from the coding sequence ATGCCTCATCTCGCGCTGTACACCTTCGGCGTCCTGAAGTCCCCTCTCACCGACCCCGCACCTCTCACCCGCGAACTCCGCGACAGCGGCGAGGCCATCTACCGGATGATCAGCCGGCATCCCGGATACCTCACCCGTGCTGTGGCGGCGGACCGCAATCGGGGCTCACACTTCGACCTGGACTGGGGCGCCTGGGGGGAGTTCACCGTACCGGCCTGGTACGGCAAGGGCCGTACGGTGGAATCCGCCGCCCTGGACGCGACCCTCTCGCTCTGGACCGGCCTGCGCCCCGCCTTCGACGCCATCTACACCGGCCTGCACCGTGCGGCGCTGAACAGGCGGCACGACTGGTTCGAGAGGACAGGGCACCCGAGTTACGTGCTCTGGTGGGTCTGCGACGGCGAGATACCCACCTGGCAGGACGGGGTCTCCAGGCTGGAGCACGTCCACGACCACGGCTCCGCGCCGCACGCCTTCACCTTCCGGCACCCGTTCACCCCGGACGCAACTCCGACCAGCGTCAAAGCCGTCGGGCCGAACAGCGACCAGGTTCGCTGA